Proteins co-encoded in one Zalophus californianus isolate mZalCal1 chromosome 9, mZalCal1.pri.v2, whole genome shotgun sequence genomic window:
- the KANSL2 gene encoding KAT8 regulatory NSL complex subunit 2 isoform X2, which produces MNRIRIHVLPTNRGRITPVPRSQEPLSCSFTHRPCSQPRLEGQEFCIKHILEDKNAPFKQCSYISTKNGKRCPSAAPKPEKKDGVSFCAEHARRNALALHAQMKKTNPGPVGETLLCQLSSYAKTELGSQTPESSRSEASRILDEDSWSDGEQEPITVDQTWRGDPDSEADSIDSDQEDPLKHAGVYTAEEVALIMREKLIRLQSLYIDQFKRLQHLLKEKKRRYLHNRKVEHEALGSSLLTGPEGLLAKERENLKRLKCLRRYRQRYGVEALLHRQLKERRMLATDGAAQQAHTTRSSQRCLAFVDDVRCSNQSLPMTRHCLTHICQDTNQVLFKCCQGSEEVPCNKPVPVSLSEDPCCPLHFQLPPQMYKPEQVLSVPDDLEAGPMDLYLSAAELQPTESLPLEFSDDLDVVGDGMQCPPSPLLFDPSLTLEDHTVKEIAEGPVDILASDGQPHPGTGLPAGYG; this is translated from the exons ATGAACAGGATTCGGATCCACGTCTTGCCGACCAATCGGGGGAGGATCACCCCAGTGCCCAGGTCCCAGGAACCCCTGTCCTGTTCATTCACTCATCGCCCATGCTCGCAACCTCGTCTGGAGGGGCAGGAGTTTTGCATTAAGCACATCCTTGAAGACAAGAATGCACCCTTCAAGCAGTGTAGTTACATATCGAcgaagaatggaaaaagatgtccCAGTGCTGCTCCAAAGCCTGAGAAGAAAGAtgg GGTATCTTTCTGTGCTGAACATGCCCGTAGGAATGCCCTGGCACTTCATGCTCAAATGAAGAAGACCAATCCAGGGCCTGTGGGTGAAACACTCTTGTGCCAGCTGAGCTCTTATGCTAAGACAGAGCTGGGGTCGCAGACTCCAGAAAGTAGCCGCAGTGAAGCCAGCCGAATTCTGG ATGAAGACAGCTGGAGTGATGGGGAGCAGGAACCCATTACTGTGGATCAGACATGGAGAGGTGACCCTGACAGTGAAGCTGATAGCATAGACAGTGATCAAGAAGATCCCCTAAA ACATGCTGGTGTGTACACAGCAGAAGAAGTTGCCCTGATAATGCGTGAGAAGCTAATTCGTTTGCAGTCTTTGTACATTGATCAGTTTAAACGACTTCAGCATCTGCTCAAAGAGAAGAAGCGACGTTATTTACATAATCGCAAAGTGGAACATGAAGCTCTAG GTAGTAGTCTCCTGACTGGCCCAGAGGGACTTTTGGCCAAAGAACGAGAGAACTTAAAGCGTCTAAAATGTCTTCGGCGGTATCGTCAGCGCTATGGAGTGGAAGCCTTATTACATAGGCAGCTGAAGGAACGCAGAATGCTGGCCACAGATGGTGCTGCCCAACAG gcTCATACAACTCGGTCCAGTCAGAGGTGCTTGGCCTTTGTGGATGATGTTCGTTGTTCCAATCAGTCTCTTCCAATGACCAGACACTGCCTTACCC ATATTTGTCAGGACACGAATCAGGTTCTCTTCAAATGCTGCCAGGGGTCTGAAGAGGTACCCTGCAACAAACCAGTTCCTGTAAGCCTCTCTGAGGATCCCTGCTGCCCACTGCATTTCCAGTTGCCTCCTCAGATGTATAAGCCCGAGCAGGTACTGTCTGTGCCAGACGATCTGGAAGCCGGCCCCATGGATCTGTACTTGAGTGCTGCCGAGCTTCAGCCCACTGAGAGTTTACCTCTGGAGTTCAGTGAT gACTTGGATGTTGTGGGTGATGGTATGCAGTGCCCTCCTTCACCCTTACTTTTTGATCCTTCACTAACCCTTGAAGATCATACAGTCAAAGAAATTGCTGAAGGCCCAGTGGAtattctggcaagtgatggacAACCCCATCCAGGCACAGGTCTTCCTGCTGGCTATGGCTAG
- the KANSL2 gene encoding KAT8 regulatory NSL complex subunit 2 isoform X1 — protein sequence MNRIRIHVLPTNRGRITPVPRSQEPLSCSFTHRPCSQPRLEGQEFCIKHILEDKNAPFKQCSYISTKNGKRCPSAAPKPEKKDGVSFCAEHARRNALALHAQMKKTNPGPVGETLLCQLSSYAKTELGSQTPESSRSEASRILDEDSWSDGEQEPITVDQTWRGDPDSEADSIDSDQEDPLKHAGVYTAEEVALIMREKLIRLQSLYIDQFKRLQHLLKEKKRRYLHNRKVEHEALGSSLLTGPEGLLAKERENLKRLKCLRRYRQRYGVEALLHRQLKERRMLATDGAAQQAHTTRSSQRCLAFVDDVRCSNQSLPMTRHCLTHICQDTNQVLFKCCQGSEEVPCNKPVPVSLSEDPCCPLHFQLPPQMYKPEQVLSVPDDLEAGPMDLYLSAAELQPTESLPLEFSDDLDVVGDGMQCPPSPLLFDPSLTLEDHTVKEIAEGPVDILGQMQMAGDGYRSQGSRNSEKASAPLPQSGVATANGKPESSSIS from the exons ATGAACAGGATTCGGATCCACGTCTTGCCGACCAATCGGGGGAGGATCACCCCAGTGCCCAGGTCCCAGGAACCCCTGTCCTGTTCATTCACTCATCGCCCATGCTCGCAACCTCGTCTGGAGGGGCAGGAGTTTTGCATTAAGCACATCCTTGAAGACAAGAATGCACCCTTCAAGCAGTGTAGTTACATATCGAcgaagaatggaaaaagatgtccCAGTGCTGCTCCAAAGCCTGAGAAGAAAGAtgg GGTATCTTTCTGTGCTGAACATGCCCGTAGGAATGCCCTGGCACTTCATGCTCAAATGAAGAAGACCAATCCAGGGCCTGTGGGTGAAACACTCTTGTGCCAGCTGAGCTCTTATGCTAAGACAGAGCTGGGGTCGCAGACTCCAGAAAGTAGCCGCAGTGAAGCCAGCCGAATTCTGG ATGAAGACAGCTGGAGTGATGGGGAGCAGGAACCCATTACTGTGGATCAGACATGGAGAGGTGACCCTGACAGTGAAGCTGATAGCATAGACAGTGATCAAGAAGATCCCCTAAA ACATGCTGGTGTGTACACAGCAGAAGAAGTTGCCCTGATAATGCGTGAGAAGCTAATTCGTTTGCAGTCTTTGTACATTGATCAGTTTAAACGACTTCAGCATCTGCTCAAAGAGAAGAAGCGACGTTATTTACATAATCGCAAAGTGGAACATGAAGCTCTAG GTAGTAGTCTCCTGACTGGCCCAGAGGGACTTTTGGCCAAAGAACGAGAGAACTTAAAGCGTCTAAAATGTCTTCGGCGGTATCGTCAGCGCTATGGAGTGGAAGCCTTATTACATAGGCAGCTGAAGGAACGCAGAATGCTGGCCACAGATGGTGCTGCCCAACAG gcTCATACAACTCGGTCCAGTCAGAGGTGCTTGGCCTTTGTGGATGATGTTCGTTGTTCCAATCAGTCTCTTCCAATGACCAGACACTGCCTTACCC ATATTTGTCAGGACACGAATCAGGTTCTCTTCAAATGCTGCCAGGGGTCTGAAGAGGTACCCTGCAACAAACCAGTTCCTGTAAGCCTCTCTGAGGATCCCTGCTGCCCACTGCATTTCCAGTTGCCTCCTCAGATGTATAAGCCCGAGCAGGTACTGTCTGTGCCAGACGATCTGGAAGCCGGCCCCATGGATCTGTACTTGAGTGCTGCCGAGCTTCAGCCCACTGAGAGTTTACCTCTGGAGTTCAGTGAT gACTTGGATGTTGTGGGTGATGGTATGCAGTGCCCTCCTTCACCCTTACTTTTTGATCCTTCACTAACCCTTGAAGATCATACAGTCAAAGAAATTGCTGAAGGCCCAGTGGAtattctg GGCCAGATGCAGATGGCTGGAGATGGGTACAGATCACAGGGGTCTCGAAATTCTGAGAAAGCCTCTGCACCACTGCCTCAGAGTGGAGTGGCTACTGCAAATGGGAAGCCAGAATCCTCTTCTATCAGTTGA
- the KANSL2 gene encoding KAT8 regulatory NSL complex subunit 2 isoform X3, with the protein MNRIRIHVLPTNRGRITPVPRSQEPLSCSFTHRPCSQPRLEGQEFCIKHILEDKNAPFKQCSYISTKNGKRCPSAAPKPEKKDGVSFCAEHARRNALALHAQMKKTNPGPVGETLLCQLSSYAKTELGSQTPESSRSEASRILDEDSWSDGEQEPITVDQTWRGDPDSEADSIDSDQEDPLKHAGVYTAEEVALIMREKLIRLQSLYIDQFKRLQHLLKEKKRRYLHNRKVEHEALGSSLLTGPEGLLAKERENLKRLKCLRRYRQRYGVEALLHRQLKERRMLATDGAAQQAHTTRSSQRCLAFVDDVRCSNQSLPMTRHCLTHICQDTNQVLFKCCQGSEEVPCNKPVPVSLSEDPCCPLHFQLPPQMYKPEQDLDVVGDGMQCPPSPLLFDPSLTLEDHTVKEIAEGPVDILGQMQMAGDGYRSQGSRNSEKASAPLPQSGVATANGKPESSSIS; encoded by the exons ATGAACAGGATTCGGATCCACGTCTTGCCGACCAATCGGGGGAGGATCACCCCAGTGCCCAGGTCCCAGGAACCCCTGTCCTGTTCATTCACTCATCGCCCATGCTCGCAACCTCGTCTGGAGGGGCAGGAGTTTTGCATTAAGCACATCCTTGAAGACAAGAATGCACCCTTCAAGCAGTGTAGTTACATATCGAcgaagaatggaaaaagatgtccCAGTGCTGCTCCAAAGCCTGAGAAGAAAGAtgg GGTATCTTTCTGTGCTGAACATGCCCGTAGGAATGCCCTGGCACTTCATGCTCAAATGAAGAAGACCAATCCAGGGCCTGTGGGTGAAACACTCTTGTGCCAGCTGAGCTCTTATGCTAAGACAGAGCTGGGGTCGCAGACTCCAGAAAGTAGCCGCAGTGAAGCCAGCCGAATTCTGG ATGAAGACAGCTGGAGTGATGGGGAGCAGGAACCCATTACTGTGGATCAGACATGGAGAGGTGACCCTGACAGTGAAGCTGATAGCATAGACAGTGATCAAGAAGATCCCCTAAA ACATGCTGGTGTGTACACAGCAGAAGAAGTTGCCCTGATAATGCGTGAGAAGCTAATTCGTTTGCAGTCTTTGTACATTGATCAGTTTAAACGACTTCAGCATCTGCTCAAAGAGAAGAAGCGACGTTATTTACATAATCGCAAAGTGGAACATGAAGCTCTAG GTAGTAGTCTCCTGACTGGCCCAGAGGGACTTTTGGCCAAAGAACGAGAGAACTTAAAGCGTCTAAAATGTCTTCGGCGGTATCGTCAGCGCTATGGAGTGGAAGCCTTATTACATAGGCAGCTGAAGGAACGCAGAATGCTGGCCACAGATGGTGCTGCCCAACAG gcTCATACAACTCGGTCCAGTCAGAGGTGCTTGGCCTTTGTGGATGATGTTCGTTGTTCCAATCAGTCTCTTCCAATGACCAGACACTGCCTTACCC ATATTTGTCAGGACACGAATCAGGTTCTCTTCAAATGCTGCCAGGGGTCTGAAGAGGTACCCTGCAACAAACCAGTTCCTGTAAGCCTCTCTGAGGATCCCTGCTGCCCACTGCATTTCCAGTTGCCTCCTCAGATGTATAAGCCCGAGCAG gACTTGGATGTTGTGGGTGATGGTATGCAGTGCCCTCCTTCACCCTTACTTTTTGATCCTTCACTAACCCTTGAAGATCATACAGTCAAAGAAATTGCTGAAGGCCCAGTGGAtattctg GGCCAGATGCAGATGGCTGGAGATGGGTACAGATCACAGGGGTCTCGAAATTCTGAGAAAGCCTCTGCACCACTGCCTCAGAGTGGAGTGGCTACTGCAAATGGGAAGCCAGAATCCTCTTCTATCAGTTGA